From one Butyricimonas faecihominis genomic stretch:
- a CDS encoding sigma-54 interaction domain-containing protein — protein MEDIRTIKQRFEIIGNDIKLNRAIEKAVQVAPTDFTVLITGESGVGKEIFPRIIHSFSARKHAQYIAVNCGGIPEGTIDSELFGHEKGSFTGALSDRKGYFEVSDGGTIFLDEVGELPLSTQAKLLRVLEAGEFIRVGSSKVQKTNVRVIAATNVDLPAAVKNGKFREDLYYRINTIPISIPALRDRKEDISLLFRKFAADFAEKYRMPPIRLTEDAVQILENYRWPGNVRELKNITEQISILEQERTVDALRLKEYLPAQNNTLPALTSNPESDHSFATEREILYKILFDMKKDMNDLKHLVYDIMQKEHTIKPEPEPSTSIVLRNLYETPQSEFLGQAPQKTISVEKNNHIEDTEAVVEESLSLEEKEKEMIVKALEKNHGKRKLAAQDLGISERTLYRKLKEYDIEI, from the coding sequence ATGGAGGACATCAGAACGATTAAACAACGTTTCGAAATTATCGGGAACGACATCAAGCTAAACCGGGCAATAGAAAAAGCTGTACAAGTGGCACCCACGGATTTTACCGTGCTTATCACAGGGGAGAGTGGCGTGGGGAAAGAGATTTTCCCCCGGATTATCCACAGTTTCAGCGCCCGTAAACATGCACAGTACATCGCGGTTAACTGCGGGGGAATTCCGGAAGGAACCATTGACTCCGAATTATTCGGCCACGAGAAAGGCTCATTCACGGGAGCGCTATCCGACCGGAAAGGTTACTTCGAGGTCAGTGACGGGGGAACAATTTTCCTAGATGAAGTGGGAGAATTACCTTTATCCACGCAGGCGAAATTGTTACGCGTACTTGAGGCCGGAGAGTTTATCCGGGTCGGATCGTCGAAAGTACAAAAAACGAACGTGCGAGTAATTGCCGCCACGAACGTGGACCTACCAGCGGCTGTCAAGAACGGGAAGTTCAGAGAAGACCTTTACTACCGGATCAACACGATCCCGATTTCGATTCCTGCACTACGGGACCGGAAAGAAGATATATCCCTCCTGTTCCGAAAATTCGCAGCTGACTTCGCTGAAAAATACCGTATGCCTCCCATCCGACTGACCGAGGACGCCGTGCAAATACTCGAAAACTACCGGTGGCCGGGAAACGTGCGGGAATTGAAAAACATCACGGAACAAATTTCCATTCTCGAACAGGAAAGGACGGTTGATGCCTTGAGATTAAAAGAGTATCTCCCGGCACAAAATAATACGCTCCCGGCATTAACATCTAACCCGGAAAGCGATCATAGTTTTGCCACGGAACGGGAAATCCTGTACAAAATACTTTTTGACATGAAAAAGGACATGAACGATTTGAAACACCTCGTGTACGACATCATGCAAAAAGAACACACGATAAAGCCCGAACCGGAACCTTCCACCTCCATCGTTCTCCGGAACTTGTATGAAACTCCGCAATCGGAATTCCTTGGACAAGCCCCGCAAAAGACGATCTCCGTGGAGAAGAACAATCATATCGAGGATACAGAAGCTGTCGTGGAAGAATCCCTCTCACTGGAAGAGAAAGAAAAAGAAATGATCGTGAAAGCCTTGGAAAAAAACCACGGCAAACGAAAACTGGCCGCGCAGGATCTTGGAATATCAGAAAGAACTCTATACCGGAAATTAAAAGAGTATGATATTGAAATTTGA
- a CDS encoding RNA polymerase sigma-70 factor produces the protein MIEGASINVNSLMDGDERAFQGLFVDYYSVLVSFAMKYLDNQEAAEDIVQDVFVKIWETREKLGGIDNLSAYLYQMVRFRSFNYLRAEKIRQDATRSFAEELEESEMNEYIKNETFRIVMRTLEDLPHGSRNVFSRAIQGYSAKEIADELGIAVETVKKQKQVARRILKEKLGNLFSLFFLVG, from the coding sequence ATGATAGAAGGAGCCTCTATAAATGTAAATAGTCTGATGGATGGTGACGAAAGGGCTTTTCAAGGGCTTTTTGTAGATTACTATTCCGTATTGGTCTCTTTTGCAATGAAATATCTCGACAATCAAGAAGCGGCTGAAGATATTGTGCAGGATGTATTCGTGAAAATATGGGAAACTCGGGAAAAGTTGGGAGGGATTGATAACTTGTCCGCTTATTTGTACCAGATGGTCCGTTTCAGAAGTTTTAATTATTTGCGTGCGGAGAAAATTCGTCAAGATGCCACAAGGTCTTTTGCTGAGGAGCTGGAGGAGTCCGAGATGAATGAATATATTAAAAATGAAACTTTTCGTATTGTCATGCGGACTTTAGAGGATTTACCTCATGGAAGCAGGAACGTGTTTTCCCGGGCGATACAAGGTTATTCTGCCAAGGAGATTGCTGATGAGTTGGGAATTGCCGTGGAGACCGTGAAAAAGCAAAAACAGGTGGCCCGGAGAATTTTGAAAGAAAAATTGGGGAATCTGTTCTCTCTTTTTTTTCTTGTGGGGTGA
- a CDS encoding IS3 family transposase: MTEHLCNSLGYSKQAYYKSLRADRGGEERERYVLSIVQDIRRDMPNLGVNKLWNMLGSNGLPVGRDWLYRLLHLHDLMIKQKKYRVITTDSRAWHRQYPNLVKGLRVTRPNQVWVSDITYLSTSAGFVYLSLVTDAYSRRITGWEVHPTLDSSGPVKALCRALATLPPNFSDKLVHHSDRGGQYCSSLYTGILKEHGIQVSVTQDGSPYDNGIAERVNGILKREWLNDMVLRDIDQARMQVERIIGIYNTRRPHMAIGLKVPDQAHRDKKELFARVMY, from the coding sequence GTGACGGAACACCTTTGCAATTCCCTTGGCTACAGCAAGCAGGCTTATTACAAGAGCCTCCGTGCCGATCGTGGAGGCGAGGAACGCGAGCGTTACGTTCTTTCCATCGTCCAGGATATTCGCCGTGACATGCCTAACCTCGGGGTTAATAAATTGTGGAACATGCTGGGGTCTAACGGGCTTCCCGTCGGTCGGGATTGGCTTTATCGTTTACTTCACCTTCACGATTTAATGATAAAACAGAAGAAGTACCGGGTCATCACGACGGATTCCCGGGCGTGGCATCGCCAGTACCCGAACCTGGTGAAAGGGCTTCGAGTTACCCGCCCCAACCAGGTATGGGTCAGTGATATCACGTACCTGTCAACGAGTGCCGGTTTCGTGTATCTCTCGCTGGTAACCGACGCTTATTCCCGGCGGATCACGGGGTGGGAAGTTCACCCCACCCTGGACTCGTCCGGTCCCGTGAAGGCGTTGTGCCGGGCGTTGGCAACGCTACCTCCCAACTTTAGCGATAAGCTTGTTCATCACTCGGATCGGGGTGGGCAATACTGCTCCTCGCTGTACACCGGGATATTGAAAGAACACGGTATTCAAGTCAGCGTGACACAAGATGGCTCCCCTTACGATAACGGTATCGCCGAGAGAGTGAACGGGATTTTGAAACGGGAATGGTTAAACGATATGGTCTTGAGAGATATTGACCAGGCGAGAATGCAAGTGGAGAGAATCATCGGGATATACAACACCAGAAGACCACACATGGCTATCGGGTTGAAAGTTCCGGACCAGGCACACCGCGATAAAAAAGAGTTATTCGCCAGGGTCATGTATTGA
- a CDS encoding RagB/SusD family nutrient uptake outer membrane protein: protein MIKKSIYILCTSLALGCSACDDWLTVVPETTLIADNLLETDEGILQVLDGAYVLAASNVYKPTGYLGGGGCVEEMADTWTKDNSSWANHEYDIDNSGVANTLDVMFMQIYKIINTLNPIIEACDKNKDKYREEYYNIVKGEALAFRACLHLDLIRIWGPMPKNINPSTEYLPYVIQNSIQNYQYYTFDKYMELLLRDLNEAEELLKKSDPIVTHVESSDWSDREAHFNYYGVLGLQARARLWMNDTEGAMRYAKMVIEAKGEDGTAVFTLATADNYVDRTFYPEHLCSINQDNFDYQQTGFANSQNLNSYNNRNYSTFVSDLFDGNVNDLRLKQQWSYLRSYTGQYVRITRKYDDMYPSNSSAARNMPLVRLAEMYLILMEVGTLEEANVAYETLCAARGVDYVALTENDRTDRVLMEWIRELIAEGQNFYTYKRFAVKRMLWQDAETADCGEEQYVLPLPPSERR, encoded by the coding sequence ATGATAAAAAAGAGTATTTATATATTGTGTACATCGCTAGCGCTAGGGTGTAGTGCTTGTGATGATTGGCTTACTGTTGTACCGGAAACCACGTTGATTGCGGATAATTTGCTGGAAACGGATGAAGGTATTTTACAAGTGTTGGATGGGGCTTATGTATTGGCTGCTTCGAATGTATATAAACCGACAGGTTATTTGGGAGGGGGTGGTTGTGTTGAGGAGATGGCTGATACATGGACCAAAGATAATAGTTCGTGGGCAAATCACGAGTATGATATTGATAATAGCGGTGTCGCCAATACTTTGGATGTGATGTTTATGCAAATTTATAAGATTATCAACACTTTAAATCCAATAATTGAAGCTTGTGATAAGAATAAAGATAAGTATCGGGAGGAGTATTATAATATTGTAAAAGGAGAGGCTTTGGCATTTCGTGCCTGCTTGCATTTGGATTTAATTCGGATATGGGGTCCGATGCCTAAGAATATAAATCCGTCTACAGAATATTTGCCATACGTAATTCAGAATTCTATTCAAAATTACCAATATTATACTTTTGATAAATATATGGAATTGTTGTTGCGTGATTTGAATGAAGCAGAAGAATTGTTGAAAAAATCGGATCCGATAGTGACTCATGTTGAAAGTTCTGATTGGTCTGACCGGGAAGCTCATTTTAATTATTACGGGGTTTTAGGTTTGCAGGCTCGGGCTCGTTTGTGGATGAATGATACGGAGGGAGCTATGCGATATGCGAAGATGGTTATTGAGGCGAAAGGGGAAGATGGTACTGCCGTGTTTACTTTGGCTACGGCAGATAATTATGTGGACCGGACTTTCTATCCGGAACATTTATGTAGCATAAATCAAGATAACTTTGATTATCAGCAGACAGGATTTGCCAATAGTCAAAATTTGAACTCGTACAATAATCGTAATTATAGTACGTTTGTGAGTGACTTGTTTGATGGAAATGTGAATGATTTGCGACTTAAACAACAATGGTCTTATTTACGTAGTTATACGGGACAATATGTTCGTATTACTCGTAAATATGATGATATGTATCCTTCTAACTCTTCTGCCGCACGGAATATGCCTCTTGTACGTTTGGCTGAAATGTATCTTATCCTGATGGAAGTAGGTACTTTGGAAGAAGCAAATGTTGCTTATGAAACATTGTGTGCGGCTCGTGGGGTGGATTATGTAGCATTGACGGAGAATGACCGGACAGACCGGGTACTGATGGAATGGATTCGGGAGTTGATAGCTGAAGGGCAGAATTTTTATACGTATAAACGGTTTGCCGTGAAACGGATGTTGTGGCAGGATGCTGAAACCGCAGATTGTGGAGAGGAACAATACGTGTTGCCTTTACCTCCAAGTGAACGTAGATAA